Proteins from a genomic interval of Nocardioides jishulii:
- a CDS encoding ribose-phosphate diphosphokinase gives MKRTPQKNLMVFSGRAHPELATEIGDLLGSGLVPQSAYAFANGELYVRFEESVRGCDAFVIQSHTAPINEWLMEHLIMVDALKRASAKRITVVMPFYGYSRQDKKHRGREPISARLVADLFKTAGADRLITVDLHADQIQGFFDGPVDHLMALPILADYVKEKYGAKQLAVVSPDAGRIKVAERWSARLGGAPLAFIHKTRRIDRPNEVAANRVVGDVEGRICVLTDDMIDTGGTIVKAAEACMEAGAAGVVIAATHAILSDPAVDRLKNSPAVEVIVTNTLPIDADKQFDNLTTLSIAPLISRAIREVFEDGSVTSMFEGHA, from the coding sequence ATGAAGCGGACCCCCCAGAAGAACTTGATGGTCTTCAGTGGTCGGGCCCACCCGGAACTCGCAACGGAGATCGGTGATCTCCTCGGCAGCGGTCTGGTCCCGCAGTCGGCCTACGCGTTCGCCAACGGCGAGCTCTACGTCCGCTTCGAGGAGTCCGTGCGCGGCTGCGACGCCTTCGTGATCCAGTCCCACACCGCTCCGATCAACGAGTGGCTGATGGAGCACCTGATCATGGTGGACGCCCTCAAGCGCGCCTCCGCCAAGCGGATCACCGTGGTGATGCCGTTCTACGGCTACAGCCGCCAGGACAAGAAGCACCGCGGTCGTGAGCCGATCTCGGCCCGCCTCGTCGCCGACCTCTTCAAGACGGCCGGCGCCGACCGCCTGATCACGGTCGACCTGCACGCCGACCAGATCCAGGGCTTCTTCGACGGCCCCGTCGACCACCTGATGGCGCTGCCGATCCTGGCCGACTACGTCAAGGAGAAGTACGGCGCCAAGCAGCTCGCCGTCGTCTCCCCGGACGCGGGCCGGATCAAGGTCGCCGAGCGCTGGTCGGCCCGCCTCGGTGGCGCGCCGCTGGCCTTCATCCACAAGACCCGCCGCATCGACCGCCCCAACGAGGTGGCTGCCAACCGCGTCGTGGGTGACGTCGAGGGCCGCATCTGCGTGCTCACCGACGACATGATCGACACCGGTGGCACCATCGTGAAGGCCGCGGAGGCCTGCATGGAGGCGGGCGCCGCCGGAGTGGTCATCGCGGCGACGCACGCGATCCTGTCCGACCCGGCGGTCGACCGCCTGAAGAACTCGCCCGCCGTCGAGGTCATCGTCACCAACACGCTGCCGATCGACGCCGACAAGCAGTTCGACAACCTGACGACCCTCTCGATCGCGCCGCTCATCTCGCGGGCGATCCGTGAGGTCTTCGAGGACGGCTCGGTCACGTCGATGTTCGAGGGCCACGCCTGA
- a CDS encoding TetR/AcrR family transcriptional regulator, translating to MVRMSVEDRRAQLVDAAIEVMTRDGVPRATTRAIVAEAGASLSVFHYCFGSKRDLFEEVVRTIVDRSAALAREALRTTQGDADPVRASLMAYWDHVTAHPAQHLLTYEVTQYCLRHAELAEVAKVQYEHYAGVIAEHLLTSLPDARQDVAPAVVARYLAVVIDGLTLDWLVRRDDAQALAVLDTVSSHVNAMLA from the coding sequence ATGGTTCGCATGTCCGTCGAGGATCGCCGCGCCCAGCTGGTGGACGCAGCGATCGAGGTCATGACGCGTGACGGCGTGCCGCGCGCGACCACACGTGCCATCGTCGCCGAGGCGGGCGCCTCGCTGAGCGTCTTCCACTACTGCTTCGGCTCGAAGCGGGACCTGTTCGAGGAGGTCGTCCGGACGATCGTCGACCGCTCCGCCGCGCTGGCGCGCGAGGCGCTGCGCACCACCCAGGGCGACGCCGACCCGGTCCGGGCCAGCCTCATGGCCTACTGGGACCACGTGACGGCCCATCCGGCGCAGCACCTGCTGACCTACGAGGTGACCCAGTACTGCCTGCGCCACGCGGAGCTCGCGGAGGTGGCCAAGGTGCAGTACGAGCACTACGCCGGGGTGATCGCCGAGCACCTGCTCACCAGCTTGCCCGACGCGCGGCAGGACGTGGCACCGGCGGTGGTGGCGCGCTACCTGGCGGTCGTCATCGACGGCCTCACCCTGGACTGGCTCGTCCGCCGCGACGACGCCCAGGCGCTGGCGGTCCTCGACACCGTCTCGTCGCACGTCAACGCGATGCTGGCCTGA
- a CDS encoding neutral/alkaline ceramidase, with protein sequence MSPRFAPRPRPVRTTAAAVVGGLVLALAATGPVASAERGSPAAANAASAATAQPYLVGRGIADVTGETAEAGMMGYADLAQTSTGLHMRQRARAFVIVDRTTGRRILHVNADVGMIFQSVRDEVLARLAARFGETYGEANVMLTATHTHAGPGGFSHHNLYNITTLGFHDKTFRATVSGIVAAAERAEADLAPADLRVATTQLADASANRSKRAYDRNPAADRAHFSAGGTDTASTTLQVVRDGKVDGVINWFAVHATSMSTDNRLVSPDNKGYAGYLWEHEHEGVDYLDESHDPDFVASFAQTNSGDMSPNLELRPGTGPTDDQFENTRIIGSRMVGAAQRSLTSPTRSLTGGVDSRLVHVDLSDVLVDGQFTPDGQAHRTCPAAFGAAFAAGSTEDGGGGLPIFKEGKDGGNPVVKLIADALYTASPALKACQSPKEVLLPVGALDLVQQKLPVQLVRVGDLYVVGMPAEVTVVSGLRLRRAVAEVMGVGLDQVLVQGYTNAYAHYVTTPEEYDAGEYEGASTLFGRYELPAFVQTVHGLAAHMKAGTTPPLGAKERDRSAGQIASLQGKVVVDDPHLFKQFGAVLTAPAAAYAVGDTVSVEFSGAHPNNNLRHGSTFLTVERKVGSTWQRVADDGDWETKFRWKRDGISASRITITWDVPRGTPAGSYRIRYFGDARSLLGTVRSIDGTSPTFAVR encoded by the coding sequence GCCAACGCGGCCAGCGCCGCCACCGCCCAGCCCTACCTGGTCGGCCGCGGCATCGCCGACGTCACCGGCGAGACCGCCGAGGCCGGGATGATGGGCTACGCCGACCTTGCCCAGACCTCCACCGGCCTGCACATGCGCCAGCGCGCCCGCGCCTTCGTGATCGTCGACCGCACCACGGGCCGACGGATCCTGCACGTCAACGCCGACGTCGGGATGATCTTCCAGAGCGTCCGCGACGAGGTGCTCGCGCGCCTGGCAGCCCGGTTCGGGGAGACCTACGGCGAGGCCAACGTGATGCTGACCGCGACGCACACGCACGCCGGCCCGGGTGGCTTCAGCCACCACAACCTCTACAACATCACCACGCTCGGCTTCCACGACAAGACCTTCCGCGCGACCGTCTCCGGGATCGTCGCCGCTGCCGAGCGGGCCGAGGCCGACCTCGCCCCGGCCGACCTGCGCGTGGCGACCACCCAGCTCGCGGACGCGAGCGCCAACCGCTCGAAACGGGCGTACGACCGCAACCCCGCCGCCGACCGCGCGCACTTCTCCGCCGGCGGCACCGACACGGCCTCGACGACCCTCCAGGTCGTGCGCGACGGCAAGGTCGACGGGGTCATCAACTGGTTCGCCGTGCACGCGACCTCGATGAGCACCGACAACCGCCTCGTCAGCCCTGACAACAAGGGCTACGCCGGCTACCTGTGGGAGCACGAGCACGAGGGAGTCGACTACCTCGACGAGAGTCACGACCCCGACTTCGTCGCCTCCTTCGCCCAGACCAACTCCGGCGACATGTCCCCCAACCTCGAGCTGCGCCCCGGCACGGGGCCGACCGACGACCAGTTCGAGAACACCCGGATCATCGGCTCCCGCATGGTCGGCGCCGCGCAGCGCTCGCTCACCTCACCCACGCGCTCCCTCACCGGCGGCGTCGACTCCCGGCTGGTGCACGTCGACCTCTCCGACGTGCTCGTCGACGGCCAGTTCACCCCTGACGGGCAGGCGCACCGCACCTGCCCGGCCGCCTTCGGTGCGGCCTTCGCGGCCGGCAGCACCGAGGACGGCGGTGGCGGGCTGCCGATCTTCAAGGAGGGCAAGGACGGCGGCAACCCGGTGGTGAAGCTCATCGCCGACGCCCTCTACACCGCCTCCCCCGCGCTCAAGGCCTGCCAGTCACCCAAGGAGGTGCTGCTCCCGGTCGGTGCCCTCGACCTGGTCCAGCAGAAGCTGCCCGTGCAGCTGGTCCGGGTCGGCGACCTCTACGTCGTGGGCATGCCCGCCGAGGTCACCGTCGTCTCCGGCCTGCGGCTGCGCCGCGCGGTGGCCGAGGTGATGGGCGTGGGCCTCGACCAGGTCCTGGTGCAGGGCTACACCAACGCCTACGCCCACTACGTGACCACGCCCGAGGAGTACGACGCCGGCGAGTACGAGGGCGCCAGCACGCTCTTCGGCCGCTACGAGCTGCCCGCCTTCGTGCAGACCGTGCACGGCCTGGCCGCCCACATGAAGGCCGGCACCACTCCCCCGCTCGGGGCCAAGGAGCGCGACCGCTCCGCCGGCCAGATCGCCTCGCTCCAGGGCAAGGTGGTGGTCGACGACCCGCACCTGTTCAAGCAGTTCGGCGCCGTGCTCACCGCACCTGCGGCTGCGTACGCCGTGGGCGACACCGTCTCGGTCGAGTTCTCCGGCGCCCACCCCAACAACAACCTGCGCCATGGCAGCACCTTCCTCACCGTCGAGCGGAAGGTCGGCTCCACGTGGCAGCGGGTCGCCGACGACGGCGACTGGGAGACGAAGTTCAGGTGGAAGCGCGACGGGATCAGCGCCTCACGCATCACCATCACCTGGGACGTGCCTCGTGGCACGCCGGCCGGCTCCTACCGGATCCGCTACTTCGGTGACGCCCGGTCGCTGCTGGGCACCGTCCGCTCCATCGACGGCACCTCCCCGACCTTCGCGGTACGGTGA